The Actinomycetes bacterium genome has a window encoding:
- a CDS encoding F0F1 ATP synthase subunit gamma codes for MAGQLRVVRRRIRTVQSTMKITRAFELISASRVARAQQRVQQARPYTTEVTRALTSVANTELTISHPLLEQRAEVNAAAVLVIGSDRGLAGPYNANVLRTTEELLARLRQDGVEPRMYVVGRKPTAYYRFRQRPVAESWVGFSDRPAYDDAKQVADTMLEAFLDHEVDEIHAVFTDFVTAVTQRAKATRFIPLVVEETTERPPHPIPMYLYEPDAQAVLDALLPRYIEARVFTAMLESAASEHAARRKAMSAATDNAEELIEDLTQEYNQARQAAITQEIMEIVGGAEALQGSGS; via the coding sequence ATGGCCGGCCAGCTCCGGGTCGTCCGCCGGCGCATCCGCACGGTGCAGTCGACCATGAAGATCACCCGGGCCTTCGAGCTCATCTCGGCCTCCCGGGTGGCCCGCGCCCAGCAGCGCGTCCAGCAGGCGCGCCCCTACACCACCGAGGTCACCCGCGCGCTCACCAGCGTGGCCAACACCGAGCTCACCATCTCGCACCCGCTGCTCGAGCAGCGGGCCGAGGTGAACGCCGCCGCGGTGCTGGTGATCGGCTCCGACCGGGGGCTCGCCGGCCCCTACAACGCCAACGTGCTGCGCACCACCGAGGAGCTGCTGGCCCGGCTGCGCCAGGACGGCGTCGAGCCCAGGATGTACGTGGTCGGGCGCAAGCCCACGGCCTACTACCGCTTCCGGCAGCGCCCGGTCGCCGAGTCGTGGGTGGGCTTCTCCGACCGGCCCGCCTACGACGACGCCAAGCAGGTGGCCGACACCATGCTCGAGGCCTTCCTGGACCACGAGGTGGACGAGATCCACGCGGTGTTCACCGACTTCGTCACGGCCGTGACCCAGCGGGCCAAGGCGACCCGGTTCATCCCCCTGGTGGTCGAGGAGACCACTGAGCGGCCGCCGCACCCCATCCCCATGTACCTCTACGAGCCGGACGCCCAGGCGGTGCTGGACGCCCTGCTCCCCAGGTACATCGAGGCACGGGTGTTCACCGCGATGCTCGAGTCGGCAGCCTCCGAGCACGCCGCCAGGCGCAAGGCGATGAGCGCCGCCACCGACAACGCCGAGGAGCTGATCGAGGACCTGACCCAGGAGTACAACCAGGCCAGGCAGGCAGCGATCACCCAGGAGATCATGGAGATCGTCGGAGGCGCGGAAGCCCTCCAGGGAAGCGGGAGCTGA